One Actinoplanes missouriensis 431 DNA segment encodes these proteins:
- a CDS encoding hybrid sensor histidine kinase/response regulator, whose amino-acid sequence MATVMVVDDVAANRDIVRMLLGYRGHDVIEARDGADALRLAHVHHPDVVVSDVLMPGIDGLELVHRLRSDPDRLAAQAPVIFYTANYLEPETRPIAEACGVSQVVLRSQDPHTLLEAIDTALAQGPVLIDVPPAADEEFAQAHLHAVNAKLIEKVRALHDTERRFEAMAVASPVGICILDTHGTADYINERFTEIMQMPQESLLGQGWLDCLDDSAQDAALSLLHGAGETAELRFDHRISWPDGTTRRLRLHLRQIHDDDDGRLAGGVLMVDDVTDLVSAEERLREEIMRRQEDSRHRDAERLDSLRRMAGGTAHDFNNILGAILGYTNLAIETINDGLEDGTVPAETAESLLGDLQHVVKGGERAKGLTQQLLAFGRREIIQPAPINLNALLRDDTPSLRETAGDAELILDLDPALPDVKADPAQISQALRSLVRNSAEAMPSGGTVTVTTSAQDDMVTVSLTDTGAGMPQHVLDRAFEPFFSTKPAGSTAGLGLSTAHGIISQAGGQLTLRSQEGRGTTATFTLPALITETPAPPPSPTGTDETGGETLLLVDDEAAVLQVSARILSSAGYDVLTANDAGEALRILEQHPGHVSALVTDVVMPGMNGRQLAKVAAMRQPSLSIVFVSGFAESLIDENGNNLEPGSTILAKPFDREALVSTVRGALNATAHR is encoded by the coding sequence GTGGCGACAGTGATGGTCGTCGACGACGTGGCTGCCAACCGGGACATCGTCCGGATGCTCCTCGGGTACCGCGGTCACGACGTCATCGAGGCGCGGGACGGGGCCGACGCGCTCCGGCTGGCCCACGTCCACCACCCCGACGTCGTGGTCTCCGACGTGCTGATGCCCGGCATCGACGGGCTGGAGCTGGTGCATCGGCTCCGCTCCGACCCGGACCGGCTGGCCGCTCAGGCGCCGGTCATCTTCTACACCGCCAATTACCTGGAACCGGAGACCCGGCCGATCGCCGAGGCCTGCGGGGTGAGCCAGGTCGTGCTGCGCTCGCAGGACCCGCACACGCTGCTGGAGGCGATCGACACCGCCCTGGCGCAGGGCCCGGTCCTGATCGACGTGCCGCCCGCCGCCGACGAGGAGTTCGCCCAGGCCCACCTGCACGCGGTCAACGCCAAACTGATCGAGAAGGTCCGCGCCCTGCACGACACCGAACGGCGGTTCGAGGCGATGGCCGTCGCCTCCCCGGTCGGCATCTGCATCCTGGACACGCACGGCACCGCCGACTACATCAACGAGCGGTTCACCGAGATCATGCAGATGCCGCAGGAGAGCCTGCTCGGCCAGGGCTGGCTGGACTGCCTCGACGACTCCGCGCAGGACGCCGCGCTCAGCCTGTTGCACGGCGCCGGCGAGACCGCGGAGCTGCGCTTCGATCACCGGATCTCCTGGCCGGACGGGACCACCCGGCGGTTGCGGCTGCACCTGCGGCAGATCCACGACGACGATGACGGGCGGCTCGCCGGCGGCGTGCTGATGGTCGACGACGTCACCGACCTGGTCTCCGCCGAGGAACGGCTCCGCGAAGAGATCATGCGCCGGCAGGAGGACTCCCGGCATCGCGACGCCGAACGCCTGGACAGCCTGCGCCGGATGGCCGGCGGGACCGCGCACGACTTCAACAACATCCTCGGTGCGATCCTCGGCTACACGAACCTCGCCATCGAGACCATCAACGACGGGCTGGAGGACGGCACCGTCCCGGCCGAGACCGCCGAGTCGCTGCTCGGCGACCTGCAGCACGTCGTGAAGGGCGGCGAACGGGCCAAGGGGCTCACCCAGCAACTGCTCGCGTTCGGCCGGCGGGAGATCATCCAACCGGCCCCGATCAACCTGAACGCGCTGCTGCGCGACGACACCCCGTCACTGCGCGAGACCGCCGGCGACGCCGAGCTGATCCTCGATCTCGACCCCGCGCTCCCGGACGTCAAGGCCGACCCGGCCCAGATCAGCCAGGCGCTGCGCAGCCTGGTCCGCAACAGCGCCGAGGCGATGCCGTCCGGCGGAACCGTCACCGTCACCACGTCGGCGCAGGACGACATGGTCACGGTGAGCCTCACCGACACCGGCGCCGGCATGCCGCAGCACGTCCTGGACCGCGCGTTCGAGCCGTTCTTCAGCACCAAACCGGCAGGCAGCACCGCCGGCCTCGGCCTCTCCACCGCGCACGGGATCATCAGTCAGGCCGGCGGCCAGCTCACCCTGCGCTCGCAGGAGGGCCGGGGCACCACCGCCACCTTCACCCTGCCCGCGCTGATCACCGAGACGCCGGCGCCGCCGCCGTCGCCCACCGGCACGGACGAGACCGGCGGCGAGACCCTGCTGCTGGTCGACGACGAGGCGGCGGTCCTGCAGGTCTCGGCCCGGATCCTCTCCAGCGCCGGGTACGACGTGCTCACCGCGAACGACGCCGGTGAGGCCCTGCGCATCCTGGAACAGCACCCCGGGCACGTGTCCGCCCTGGTCACCGACGTGGTGATGCCCGGCATGAACGGCCGGCAGCTGGCCAAGGTCGCCGCGATGCGCCAGCCCAGCCTCTCGATCGTCTTCGTCTCCGGTTTCGCCGAGTCACTGATCGACGAGAACGGCAACAACCTGGAGCCCGGATCCACCATCCTGGCCAAGCCGTTCGACCGGGAAGCCCTGGTCAGCACGGTACGGGGCGCGTTGAACGCCACTGCGCACAGGTGA
- a CDS encoding PAS domain S-box protein has protein sequence MRKAAWVRYGLIAGGLAGAGVTIGGELLRRAGRRLDQYFYLAAILEQTATPAFVKTVNGRYRLVSGAYERLHQVPAGVAAGRYDHEVHPPEKLTEYRRRDRMVLAADGPLAFEDEVVDFERVRRYVTTLYALRDRRNRPYAIFGVSTEVSEQNRATRQAASERRLQSEINARLAAIVEASQDAIVSKALDGTIRTWNPGAERLYGYTAEEMVGNDVTRLLPPDRQHEERELLARVFAGEALSRFETRRQRKDGSIIEVSLSMAPMRDTDDSVIGVSTVAHDITARVRAEQRLRLEREQLETIMGAASDPFFTMDDDGLISEWNRQAEHVFGWGRDAIIGRNVTDTVLPVRYRPALRRLLDGQWDWLLDRPTEMAATHRDGHEIPVELTMWRIGHDGGVHFHGFVRDITARRQTEQALAEARDQAIETARLKSQFLASMSHEIRTPMNGVIGLTGLLLGSDLDEKQRRYAEGISAAGTTLLAVINDVLDFSKLEAGKVLLEEANFQIGRLIDDVVSLVAPPGTRDAVTVGGVCDPRLPETVCGDPTKLRQVLLNLAGNAVKFTTEGRVTVTAALDEGQSTGPDAVPIRFEVRDTGIGIDGERQEELFEAFTQADAGTTRRFGGTGLGLAISRDLVELMGGSIGVESEPGHGSMFWFTVTLRTARDDLDLTERHSLDGLRVLIVDRDEQDRNVLTDQLTGWSMRAGTASDVPGAQTALREAAAAGRPIDLVIVDIGTAEADGLDLAGFAIAPPGCPPPKMILLADEAHHLPGEPDPESFSAAFAKPLRQSQLYDALVGVLTGDTGEPAAGAAGETPTGRGHLLLVEDNDINRTVALGVLANLGYSADVAVNGLEAVALATRREYRAIFMDCLMPEMDGYAATAEIRRREPEGRHVPIIALTASALAEDRARCLAAGMDAHIAKPLVPGDVARVLDRWTSRLPAQDVGTVIDEIDKRLDQLRGPDPVATATALDGLLGALAGKIPEHLDRIAHALAFDDAAQLRSEAHQLKGIMANLGVGAATLACGRLEDDARAGDLDAAVASFAHARPQVATVGRAVERIRRRFSEETAAPVS, from the coding sequence GTGCGCAAGGCCGCCTGGGTCCGGTACGGGCTGATCGCCGGCGGACTGGCCGGCGCCGGCGTGACCATCGGCGGTGAGCTGCTGCGCCGTGCGGGCCGCCGTCTCGACCAGTACTTCTACCTCGCGGCGATCCTCGAGCAGACCGCCACGCCCGCGTTCGTGAAGACCGTCAACGGCCGGTACCGCCTGGTCAGCGGCGCGTACGAACGCCTGCACCAGGTCCCCGCCGGAGTCGCCGCCGGCCGGTACGACCACGAGGTGCACCCGCCCGAGAAGCTCACCGAGTACCGCCGGCGCGACCGGATGGTGCTCGCCGCCGACGGCCCGCTCGCCTTCGAGGACGAGGTCGTCGACTTCGAGCGCGTCCGCCGGTACGTCACCACCCTGTACGCGCTCCGGGACCGGCGGAACCGCCCGTACGCGATCTTCGGGGTGAGCACCGAGGTCTCCGAGCAGAACCGGGCCACCCGGCAGGCGGCCAGCGAGCGCCGCCTCCAATCCGAGATCAACGCCCGTCTCGCCGCGATCGTCGAGGCGTCCCAGGACGCGATCGTCAGCAAGGCGCTGGACGGGACGATCCGGACCTGGAACCCGGGCGCGGAACGGCTCTACGGGTACACCGCGGAGGAGATGGTCGGCAACGACGTGACCCGGCTGCTGCCGCCGGACCGGCAGCACGAGGAGCGGGAGCTGCTGGCGCGGGTCTTCGCCGGCGAGGCGCTGAGCCGGTTCGAGACACGCCGGCAGCGCAAGGACGGCTCGATCATCGAGGTCTCGCTCAGCATGGCGCCGATGCGCGACACCGACGACTCGGTGATCGGGGTGTCCACCGTCGCGCACGACATCACCGCCCGGGTCCGTGCCGAGCAGCGCCTGCGGCTGGAACGCGAGCAGCTCGAAACGATCATGGGGGCGGCCAGCGACCCGTTCTTCACGATGGACGACGACGGCCTGATCTCGGAGTGGAACCGGCAGGCCGAGCACGTCTTCGGCTGGGGCCGCGACGCGATCATCGGCCGGAACGTGACCGACACCGTCCTGCCGGTGCGGTACCGGCCCGCGCTGCGCCGGCTGCTCGACGGCCAGTGGGACTGGCTGCTCGACCGGCCCACCGAGATGGCCGCCACCCACCGGGACGGCCACGAGATCCCGGTCGAGCTGACCATGTGGCGCATCGGCCACGACGGCGGAGTGCACTTCCACGGCTTCGTCCGCGACATCACCGCCCGCCGGCAGACCGAGCAGGCCCTCGCCGAGGCCCGCGACCAGGCGATCGAGACGGCCCGGCTGAAGTCGCAGTTCCTGGCGTCGATGAGCCACGAGATCCGCACCCCGATGAACGGCGTGATCGGGCTGACCGGGCTGCTGCTCGGCTCCGACCTCGACGAGAAACAGCGGCGGTACGCCGAGGGCATCAGCGCCGCCGGAACCACCCTGCTCGCCGTGATCAACGACGTGCTCGACTTCTCCAAACTGGAGGCCGGCAAGGTGCTGCTGGAGGAGGCGAACTTCCAGATCGGCCGGCTCATCGACGACGTGGTGTCGCTCGTCGCGCCGCCCGGCACGCGGGACGCGGTCACGGTCGGCGGCGTCTGCGACCCGCGGCTGCCGGAGACGGTCTGCGGCGACCCGACCAAGCTGCGCCAGGTGCTGCTCAACCTGGCCGGCAACGCGGTCAAGTTCACCACCGAGGGGCGGGTCACCGTCACCGCGGCGCTCGACGAGGGACAGAGCACCGGGCCGGACGCGGTGCCGATCCGCTTCGAGGTCCGCGACACCGGCATCGGCATCGACGGTGAGCGGCAGGAGGAACTCTTCGAGGCGTTCACCCAGGCCGACGCGGGCACCACCCGCCGGTTCGGCGGCACCGGGCTCGGCCTGGCGATCAGCCGGGACCTGGTGGAGCTGATGGGCGGCAGCATCGGCGTGGAGAGCGAGCCCGGCCACGGCAGCATGTTCTGGTTCACCGTCACGCTGCGGACCGCCCGGGACGATCTGGATCTCACCGAGCGGCACTCGCTGGACGGCCTGCGGGTGCTCATCGTGGACCGCGACGAGCAGGACCGGAACGTGCTCACCGACCAGCTCACCGGCTGGTCGATGCGGGCGGGGACGGCCAGTGACGTACCCGGCGCCCAGACCGCCCTGCGGGAGGCCGCCGCGGCCGGGCGTCCGATCGACCTGGTCATCGTCGACATCGGCACGGCCGAGGCGGACGGCCTGGACCTGGCCGGATTCGCCATCGCGCCGCCCGGGTGCCCGCCACCGAAGATGATCCTGCTCGCCGACGAGGCGCACCACCTGCCCGGCGAACCCGACCCGGAGAGCTTCTCGGCGGCGTTCGCCAAGCCGCTGCGGCAGTCCCAGCTCTACGACGCCCTGGTCGGTGTCCTCACCGGCGACACCGGGGAACCGGCCGCCGGCGCCGCGGGGGAGACGCCGACCGGCCGCGGGCACCTGCTGCTCGTGGAGGACAACGACATCAACCGGACGGTCGCGCTCGGCGTGCTCGCCAACCTCGGCTACAGCGCGGACGTCGCCGTCAACGGCCTGGAGGCGGTGGCGCTCGCGACCCGCCGGGAGTACCGGGCGATCTTCATGGACTGCCTGATGCCGGAGATGGACGGGTACGCGGCCACCGCGGAGATCCGCCGCCGCGAGCCGGAGGGCCGGCACGTGCCGATCATCGCGCTGACCGCGAGCGCCCTCGCCGAGGACCGGGCCCGCTGCCTCGCGGCCGGCATGGACGCGCACATCGCGAAGCCGCTCGTGCCGGGCGACGTGGCCCGGGTACTGGACCGCTGGACCAGCCGGCTGCCGGCCCAGGACGTCGGCACGGTGATCGACGAGATCGACAAACGGCTGGACCAGCTGCGCGGGCCGGACCCGGTGGCGACGGCCACCGCGCTGGACGGCCTGCTCGGCGCGCTCGCCGGGAAGATCCCCGAGCACCTCGACCGGATCGCGCACGCGCTCGCCTTCGACGACGCCGCGCAGCTGCGCTCCGAGGCACACCAGCTGAAGGGCATCATGGCGAACCTCGGCGTCGGCGCCGCGACGCTGGCCTGCGGGCGGCTGGAGGACGACGCCCGGGCCGGCGATCTCGACGCGGCCGTCGCCTCGTTCGCGCACGCCCGCCCGCAGGTGGCGACGGTGGGCAGGGCGGTGGAGCGGATCCGGCGCCGGTTCAGCGAGGAGACGGCGGCGCCGGTGTCCTGA
- a CDS encoding TerC/Alx family metal homeostasis membrane protein, with product MSEEALLSSLSTIASPQLWAITIVVLLALLAADFAITHRPHDVAMREAVGWSLFYLALPGAFGVLLWQVYGRKPAVEFYTGWVVEKSLSVDNLFVFMLLLAAFAVPAQLAQRVLLYGIVGALVLRAIFIAAGAAVLQTGTWAFLLFGAALLLTAAKVMRDAVRDEEYHVDIDSMRSVRLLRRMMPVTRDYHGGRLTVRLDGRRTLTPLALVVVAVFVTDLVFAVDSVPAVYGVTEDPYLVFATNAFALLGLRALYFVLRNALGKLRHLDYGLAVILAFIGVKLVLHWAHKVWPQVPDIPTELSLVVIALALTTVTVTSLVANRREAVRTPAPPSPR from the coding sequence ATGTCCGAGGAGGCTCTTTTGTCGTCGCTGTCCACCATTGCTTCCCCGCAGCTCTGGGCGATCACCATCGTCGTGCTGCTGGCGCTGCTGGCCGCCGATTTCGCGATCACCCACCGCCCGCACGACGTGGCGATGCGCGAGGCGGTCGGCTGGTCACTCTTCTATCTCGCGCTTCCGGGCGCGTTCGGGGTCCTTCTCTGGCAGGTGTACGGGCGGAAGCCGGCCGTCGAGTTCTACACCGGGTGGGTCGTCGAGAAATCGCTGTCGGTCGACAACCTGTTCGTCTTCATGCTGCTGCTCGCCGCGTTCGCGGTGCCGGCGCAGCTGGCCCAGCGGGTGCTGCTCTACGGCATCGTCGGCGCGCTGGTCCTGCGGGCGATCTTCATCGCGGCCGGCGCTGCGGTCCTGCAGACCGGCACCTGGGCGTTCCTGCTCTTCGGCGCGGCGCTGCTGCTCACCGCCGCGAAGGTGATGCGGGACGCGGTCCGTGACGAGGAGTACCACGTCGACATCGACTCGATGCGCAGCGTCAGGCTGCTCCGCCGGATGATGCCGGTGACCCGCGACTACCACGGTGGCCGCCTGACCGTACGCCTGGACGGCCGCCGCACCCTGACCCCGCTGGCCCTCGTGGTGGTGGCCGTCTTCGTGACCGACCTGGTCTTCGCCGTCGACTCGGTGCCCGCCGTCTACGGGGTGACCGAGGATCCGTACCTGGTCTTCGCCACCAACGCGTTCGCCCTGCTCGGCCTGCGGGCGCTCTACTTCGTGCTGCGCAACGCGCTGGGCAAGCTGCGGCACCTGGACTACGGGCTCGCGGTGATCCTCGCGTTCATCGGCGTGAAGCTGGTGCTGCACTGGGCGCACAAGGTCTGGCCGCAGGTGCCGGACATCCCCACCGAGCTCTCCCTCGTGGTGATCGCCCTGGCCCTCACCACGGTGACCGTGACCAGCCTGGTGGCGAACCGCCGGGAGGCCGTCAGGACACCGGCGCCGCCGTCTCCTCGCTGA
- a CDS encoding MFS transporter — protein MSPWRAITAFGLVSLAADMVYEGARSITGPLLGTLGASALVVGLITGAGEAAALLLRLVSGPLADRTARYWTLTIAGYGLTALCVPLLAVAPALGGAGLAVAGLLIVAERVGKAIRSPAKSALLAEAAGQVGRGRGFAVHKALDQIGAFAGPLLVAALVAAFTLPAALAALAIPGALAMALLFWLRPRFPAPDGRDTAIVSGRLPRRFYLFALAMAASTAGLVTFGLISYHASESGGLPLATVPLLYAAAMAAGAVAALLSGHLYDRWGPRVLYALPALAAAMPALAFAGSMPAIVAGTLLWGAAVGVQDSTVKALVADLVAAPRRATAYGVFAAIQGAAALGGGVLAGALYGYSITLLAVVLAVLQGVAAVLLAVTRA, from the coding sequence ATGTCTCCGTGGCGGGCGATCACCGCGTTCGGCCTGGTCAGTCTCGCCGCCGACATGGTCTACGAGGGCGCGCGCTCGATCACCGGGCCGCTGCTCGGCACGCTCGGCGCGTCCGCCCTGGTCGTCGGCCTGATCACCGGGGCCGGGGAGGCCGCCGCCCTGCTGCTGCGGCTGGTCTCCGGCCCCCTCGCGGACCGGACCGCGCGCTACTGGACCCTCACCATCGCCGGGTACGGGCTGACAGCTCTCTGCGTACCGCTGCTGGCTGTCGCCCCGGCCCTCGGTGGCGCCGGCCTCGCGGTGGCCGGTCTGCTGATCGTGGCCGAACGGGTCGGCAAGGCGATCCGGTCACCGGCGAAGTCCGCGCTGCTCGCCGAGGCCGCCGGGCAGGTCGGGCGGGGTCGCGGCTTCGCGGTGCACAAGGCGCTCGACCAGATCGGCGCGTTCGCCGGTCCGCTGCTGGTGGCGGCCCTGGTGGCGGCGTTCACGCTGCCGGCGGCGCTGGCCGCGCTGGCGATCCCGGGCGCTCTCGCGATGGCGCTGCTGTTCTGGCTGCGCCCGCGGTTCCCCGCCCCCGACGGCCGGGACACGGCCATCGTCTCCGGGCGCCTGCCCCGCCGGTTCTACCTCTTCGCCCTCGCGATGGCCGCCTCCACCGCGGGACTTGTCACGTTCGGGCTGATCTCGTACCACGCCAGCGAATCCGGCGGTCTCCCGCTCGCCACCGTGCCACTGCTCTACGCCGCCGCGATGGCCGCCGGCGCCGTCGCGGCCCTGCTCAGCGGCCACCTCTACGACCGCTGGGGACCCCGGGTCCTGTACGCCCTGCCGGCGCTCGCCGCCGCGATGCCCGCCCTCGCGTTCGCCGGCAGCATGCCCGCGATCGTGGCCGGCACGCTGCTCTGGGGCGCCGCCGTCGGCGTGCAGGACTCCACCGTCAAGGCCCTGGTCGCCGACCTGGTCGCCGCGCCGCGACGGGCCACCGCCTACGGCGTCTTCGCGGCGATCCAGGGCGCGGCCGCGCTCGGCGGCGGTGTCCTCGCCGGCGCCCTCTACGGCTACTCGATCACGCTGCTCGCCGTGGTCCTCGCCGTCCTCCAGGGGGTCGCCGCCGTCCTGCTCGCCGTGACACGGGCGTGA
- a CDS encoding glycosyltransferase family 4 protein, whose product MRVVLATESFLPDVNGVANSVARMAEHLVRSGHEPMVVAPSPPAGSRAVGDLPYPVVRVRSLPMPGYPQLRLGLPAPALHAAIRAHDPDVVHLASPFVLGAWAQASAKTLGLPSVAVYQTDVAAYARAYRVRLTERMAWRWIRTVHNAATRTLAPSTESVTALQAHGVRRLHLWRRGVDDVRFHPSRRSAAIRRALAPGGEVLVGFVGRLAAEKEVELLAGASRLPGVRVIVVGDGPAAASLRRALPGALFLGARHGSQLARIYASLDVFAHTGPYETFGQAVQEAMASGLPVVAPAAGGPLDLVTHGRTGYLVPPHETAGFTGAIASLAGDPSLRRAMGEAGRESVRGRSWSAIGDELLAHYRAVTTVPVAIPLPPLPSRA is encoded by the coding sequence ATGCGCGTCGTGCTCGCTACAGAGTCGTTCCTTCCCGACGTCAACGGTGTCGCCAACTCGGTCGCGCGGATGGCCGAGCACCTGGTGCGCTCCGGTCATGAGCCGATGGTCGTCGCCCCCTCACCGCCCGCCGGCAGCCGGGCCGTCGGCGACCTGCCGTACCCGGTGGTGCGCGTCCGCTCCCTGCCGATGCCCGGGTATCCGCAGCTGCGGCTCGGGCTGCCCGCGCCCGCCCTGCACGCCGCGATCCGGGCACACGACCCCGACGTGGTGCACCTGGCCAGCCCGTTCGTTCTCGGGGCGTGGGCGCAGGCCAGCGCGAAGACGCTCGGGCTGCCGTCGGTCGCGGTCTACCAGACGGACGTCGCCGCGTACGCCCGCGCCTACCGGGTACGGCTCACCGAACGCATGGCGTGGCGGTGGATCCGCACCGTGCACAACGCGGCGACCCGCACCCTCGCGCCCTCCACCGAATCCGTCACCGCGCTGCAGGCGCACGGCGTCCGCCGGCTGCACCTGTGGCGGCGCGGCGTCGACGACGTACGTTTCCACCCGTCCCGGCGCAGCGCCGCGATCCGCCGGGCCCTCGCCCCCGGCGGCGAGGTGCTCGTCGGCTTCGTCGGCCGCCTCGCCGCCGAGAAGGAGGTGGAACTGCTGGCCGGCGCGTCCCGCCTCCCCGGCGTCCGGGTGATCGTCGTCGGTGACGGCCCCGCCGCGGCGTCCCTGCGCCGGGCCCTCCCGGGCGCGCTCTTCCTCGGCGCCCGGCACGGCAGCCAGCTGGCCCGCATCTACGCGAGCCTGGACGTGTTCGCGCACACCGGCCCGTACGAGACGTTCGGCCAGGCCGTCCAGGAGGCGATGGCGAGCGGCCTGCCCGTCGTCGCCCCGGCCGCCGGTGGCCCGCTTGATCTGGTCACCCACGGCCGGACGGGCTATCTGGTGCCGCCGCACGAGACCGCCGGCTTCACCGGGGCGATCGCGTCGCTGGCCGGGGACCCGTCGCTGCGCCGCGCGATGGGCGAGGCCGGCCGGGAGTCGGTCCGTGGCCGAAGCTGGTCAGCGATCGGCGATGAGTTGCTGGCCCATTACCGCGCCGTGACGACGGTCCCGGTGGCGATTCCGCTGCCACCCCTGCCCTCTCGAGCCTGA
- a CDS encoding alpha-amylase family protein, with amino-acid sequence MNPWIDYAIWWHVYPLGFTGAPRESTLTGAGDGSGSGHHGFGGGSGHDGFGGGEHRLSKIVDWLDYLLELGANGLQLGPIFASETHGYDTVDHFRIDPRLGDDDDFDKLIAAARERGIRVLLDGVFNHVGRGFHAPAHWLTGAAFEGHGSLLELNHAEPEVADHVVRVMNHWLDRGASGWRLDAAYAVPPQFWRDVLARVRPAHPDAWFAGEVIHGDYPGYLAASTLDGITQYEIWKAIWSSLNDRNLWELAWAVKRHQEVLAAGMPMTFVGNHDVTRIASRLTDERHLAHALVVLFTLGGTPSIYYGDEQAYRGVKEDRAGGDDDVRPVFPASPAEFSALGRPVFELHQRLIGIRRRHAWLAHARTEVGELTNTTMALTSTDGTNRLTALLNIGDEPHTFPAGTVPPHDWMIVE; translated from the coding sequence GTGAACCCCTGGATCGACTACGCCATCTGGTGGCACGTCTACCCGCTCGGCTTCACCGGAGCCCCGCGCGAGAGCACCCTCACCGGCGCCGGTGACGGCAGCGGCAGCGGCCACCACGGCTTCGGCGGCGGCAGCGGCCATGACGGCTTCGGCGGCGGCGAGCACCGGCTTTCCAAGATCGTCGACTGGCTCGACTATCTGCTGGAACTCGGCGCCAACGGCCTCCAGCTGGGCCCGATCTTCGCCTCCGAGACACACGGATACGACACGGTCGACCACTTCCGGATCGATCCGCGCCTCGGCGACGACGACGACTTCGACAAGCTGATCGCGGCGGCCCGCGAGCGCGGCATCCGGGTCCTGCTCGACGGCGTCTTCAACCACGTCGGCCGCGGCTTCCACGCCCCCGCGCACTGGCTCACCGGCGCGGCCTTCGAGGGCCACGGCTCACTGCTCGAACTGAACCACGCCGAGCCGGAGGTCGCCGACCACGTGGTCCGGGTGATGAACCACTGGCTGGACCGCGGGGCGTCCGGGTGGCGGCTGGACGCTGCTTACGCCGTACCCCCGCAATTTTGGCGTGATGTGCTGGCGCGGGTGCGCCCGGCGCATCCCGACGCATGGTTCGCCGGTGAGGTGATCCATGGGGACTACCCGGGTTATCTGGCCGCGAGCACCCTCGACGGGATCACGCAGTACGAGATCTGGAAAGCGATCTGGAGCAGCCTCAACGACCGGAACCTGTGGGAGCTGGCCTGGGCCGTGAAACGGCATCAGGAGGTGCTCGCGGCGGGCATGCCGATGACGTTCGTCGGCAACCACGACGTCACCCGGATCGCCAGCCGGCTCACCGACGAACGGCACCTCGCGCATGCGCTCGTGGTGCTGTTCACGCTGGGTGGGACGCCGAGCATCTACTACGGCGACGAACAGGCGTACCGCGGCGTGAAGGAGGACCGCGCGGGCGGCGACGACGACGTGCGACCGGTCTTCCCGGCGAGTCCGGCGGAGTTCTCGGCGCTCGGCCGCCCGGTCTTCGAGCTGCACCAGCGCCTGATCGGTATCAGACGCCGGCACGCCTGGCTGGCCCACGCCCGCACCGAGGTCGGCGAGCTGACGAACACCACCATGGCGCTGACGTCGACCGACGGCACGAACCGTCTCACCGCCCTGCTGAACATCGGCGACGAGCCCCACACGTTCCCCGCCGGAACCGTCCCGCCGCACGACTGGATGATCGTCGAGTGA